CGCCTTTGGGGTCCAGATCGGTTGCCCAGCTAAAGTGCATAAGTGCCAAGTCCATGTTGCCAAgcgttttgtgtattttacCAATCAGATAAAATACCACAGACTCCTTCGGCACAATCTCCTTCAGCTCTTCGAGCTCACGTAACGCCTCCTGATACTTGCCCAGCGAGAAATGTATTGAGGCGCGATGGAAACGCGCCAGCGGATTGGGATCCAAGGTAGCTGCGGTGTTAAAAGTCTGCAGTGCCTTCTCCTTCTTCTTCATAAAGAATTGCATGGCGCCAATATGCACCAATATGACTGAATTCTGCGGATTAATCTTCAATGCCTTGACGTAGTGCAACTCGGCCAGCTCATACTTCTCTTGCTTGGAATATATGGTGCCAATGCCAAACCAGGAATTGTAGTGCCTAGGATCACGCGCCACCGCCGCTCGGAAGTAGTCCATGGCCTTGTCAAACTCCTCGGTGAGCACGAGCTCATGTCCCAGCAACGTATAGCTGTAGACAAAGTCTGGATCCACTTGCACGGCACGCTTAAAGAACTTGATGGCGGTTTCATGCTCCTTGTGCAGCGAGAAGCAATTTCCCGCCACGCACCAAGTGATCGGACTACGCTTGTCCTGACTCACAAGGTCCTGCGCCAGCGCCGAGAGCGCAACCTCCTGTTGCAGATGCCACAAAGATGTAGAATAGATCTCCATGTAGTCCAGTCGACAAGGTTCAGACTCGTGTATGTGCCTAAACACTTGCACGGCACTGTCATAATCGCGGAGCTCATAGTGGCTGAGTCCAATGAGAGATTGCACCCAACAGGAGTCAAAGTGATGCTTTGGTATGATCGTCTCCAGCTGCTTGATTGCCGCTCGACACTGATAGCCCATCAGCAGTTTATAGGCCTCGCCAAGATCGCGCAGCAGCGCCATTAGTCCGTCCGCCGATTGcttcttcagctgcagcaactgatGTGCCATGGTCTGGGCATTGTTTAAACTATTGTTTAGCAGCACCTTGGCCTCCTCCGCAGCACGATTCGATGACGAGGTTATAGTCTCAATTTTCTCTTTATCCTTGCGCGCCTGCTGATGCGCTTTCTCTTCGAAAAGCTCGTTGCTCAGGCAGATTTTGGGCATGCGTGAGGATTTGGTTTTGCGTGGAGGCGAGCGTGGTTGCAcaaacttattgttgttgttattgttattattattgttggtaATGTTTGACGACTTGTTATTTTCCTTAACAGAGTAGGCGCTATTGCTAAAGAGCCGCGAACTTCGACGCACtgctgcattggcattgggAGGCGCATTGGTAACCAGATTGTTGGGCGTACGCGGCGTTATGTTGCCAGCTTGCGTAAATACAGCAGGCTTGCTCTTCTCCTGGCGATTAATGAGGCTCCCGACATGCGTCTTGAGCTTCTTGCTTATGATCTTGGGCTCCTGATTCACTTCAGCCAGCAGTTGTGGCGTGGGCGAGTATGTGGACAAGCTGAGATTCGGGTCGCAGGGACTTGTCAACGGCATCACACCAAAGCTGGGCGTCAGCGGCGATATGGCGGaaagatatttaaattgcttgcgaAATGGAGTGCCATTGGCGTcgtaaagctgctgctgctgctgctgcgtcgacTGCTCCGGGCCATTGGCATTGCCCATGGGCGTATCTTCCAGCAGCATCATACTGGAATTCTGTACGGTGCCACCACCTCTCAGCAAACTGATGCTGCTATTAaggttgttattattgttgatgttattgtttgttatgttgttgttgggcgtAAAGAAATTCTGTGGTGTAACCATGTTGTtattgctctgctgctgttccaCGGGTGTGCTTAGTATATGATTGCTTAGCAGCAGCGtctcctgctgttgctgctgtagatGCTGTTCGCTGAAGGGCAGCATGGCATTGCTGCCCAGACAAGTGTTGAACACATCAGTGCTAGGTATTTGGAATATTGCTGCCGTATCCGTGTCCTGACCCAGCAGGCACAGGTCGGCAAACGCCTGCCACATAAACGGATTTAGCTTCAGGGCGCGTCGTAACGCAGTAATCCCCAGCTTTTGACGTTCGGTACGATCACAAATTTGTGCTATTAACTGATACGCAAAGCAGGCCAGATCACCAAACTCGCGCTGCACTTCATCAAAGTTCTTTGTGTCCGCAAAGCCACTGGGTACGAGCGCACTTTCCGCCTCCGCGTACTTTTTCAGTTCATAGGCACACTTAGCCTGCAGATATCGACACTGCGCTGAGCGTCGTAATTTATTTGTGAGCAGCCAAAAGGCTTGATGCAGTTGATTTGATCGATAATAGCTGGTGgccagcaaaaatattgtttcaTCGCTTTCCACTACGTAAAAAGAGGCGTAAGAAATTTTTCATTATGTACATTTCAAGCAACACATACCTTCAGAGCAGAGACGCTCCGCCAGAAAGACAGCATCTTTATGGTCATAATGGTTAAGACAGTGCCATATGGCGGCCTGTAgtcaaaagaaaatcaaatcaatggttttgctttcatctcatttattttgttaaagttaTTTTACCTGAACAGGCTCTTGTATCATCATTTTTATGATCTAATGTatcttttgttgcaaattccGCTCCGACGCCTTAAGCTTTTTACTTGGGCGCCCTAGTTACACTCGCACACACTCTTAATCCGGTTTTAGGTTTAAGTTTTCTTTACGCTGAGTTTTCTACActttatatttgtaaacttTTAAAGACGCTCATGCTGGACTCGATGCGCACACAggtgcattaaaaaaatatatacaaatgaaaaacacAACTGTAAACTATGCTATGTAACTGTATAACTTAAATGGCGGCTGCTCCCTGACCACCACTTCCAATATTGCAATGGCGAGgtttctctgctgctgcaactctTCTTCTTCCTGCGCTTTTAGCACGAAAGTAATTTTCGTAACAAAATTTCAAGGCCTTTGCTTTAGTTTCCGCACATAcagacaagcaaacacacacattaacGCCCCGACAGCTGTCGATTATACCGAGTCGCAATTATAATCCTAGTAAAACACGAATTTTGTTCATCTACTATTcgtttgcattaaaaaaactaaaattagtCAAATTTTTTCCGTGTGAGTGGCGATGCCAGAGTATACTTGCGTTGCTTATCGGTATCGATTGGCATGTGTCGATAATGTACTTACCCATCGTGACTATCGATGCAGTGAGttgaaatttttcaaatgcattCTCATTTCAggttttattaaatattatctataatttaaaataacttaTCTCCTATACTATAACTATGAAGCCTACTGCGAATCGCTTGAGCTGGAACTTGAGCTGTCAGTGGACATGACCTCGACATCATCCTGCGCTGAAGATTCTTTGTGAGCTCGTGTTTCCAGTGCCACAGAGTTTCCTGCAGCACCAATCATGTGCAACTCGCCTAGATTCCACTGCCAGATTGCATTCGGCACTTCGCCACCACTGCCACCTGGCCCGCTTAAGCTCCTCTGGGAATCCGACTGGATGGCATTCTGATGTGTTACCATTCCCCCATTTATATTCTGCTCTGATTTGCCCAAGAGTCCATTACGCATTTCAATGTCTGTGGGATAAGGTCTTCGTAGATCGCCAATGCACCATGTGAGCGGAGCACTGACCGCATTAGCCGAGCTTATACGATGGGCATATTTGATTAGTTCCTCTGATGAAACTGGTCGCTTCTTTGCCTGACAGATGCTCGCCAGTTTCTGGCGTGCTTGGAATATGGCTGTTGAGAGTATAAGCTCCGCCTCCTTTAGCGACTTCTGTAGTTTTTGTATTTCCCGATCCTACGGAAAGCGGTGTGtaataacatacatatgtaaatataatgttATATTCTATTGCTACTTACATGTATTTCAACCTTGGCGCGTAGATTATCCATTGCTTCCTCCACTTTGGCCTGCTCCTCAGCTAGCTCCAACATTTTTCTAAACTCCTCATCCTTGGCCACCAACAAGTCCAGTAAGTCGGCAAGTTCCGCACTGGATACTTTTTGATGGGCTTGCTCAATAAGCTCCTTGGATATCATTTCCATGTCatcaatcaacagcagcagacgctcCTTGGTGCTCAAATGAAACGACATATTGCCGGTGATacttaattttagtttttattattatttttgctacaaaaataaaaaagccgTGTACACTGgccaacaataaataatcGATTATTTTAGATGACAAGCTGCTGTTATCGATGCTTTTAAATTATGGCAGAATTAGGAAAAGCGCGTCTGGTCATACTAAAGTGacataaacacaaacagcTGTTATTGGGCCGAACTGCTTAATCAACAGACGCCCATAAAcgctaaaaagtaaaaaaaaattgtttttaaatttgaagtgATTATAATTGGGTTAATCAAATGATTAAACGTGCAATGGTATAAAGGCTGTGAATATGTTGCTACAGttgctaattttttgtttactgttATTTCTCTTTATTTATTGGTGAGTGCAAGTGTACCggcaataaaaaagcaaaacgaaataCAATTCTGTTTTTTATCATCGCTCAATTAGGATTTTGCCCACTGGCATAAGTTGGTATCTGATCAAACGCTTTCGGGTCAAAGTGCGCATTGGCCGAATTTCGTTGCCCTATTTATCGCTGAAGAATGTCCACATCAGCAAAAGTGGTTTCTCGGTGGTATGTAAATGATTAATTGCCACccacataaatatacatttaatatttatctgCAGCAAATCGAAGAGGTGTGCTTACGCAGCAGTTTCTTCACCACCGACGTCACTAAACTGCTGTCCATTTATATACGAGACATACGCATCAACAAAGACATACACAGCAGTCGCCAGGATGAGCTCAACGATGTTGGTTACCTTGAGCCGCGCGCCCAACAAAAGGAGGCGCGCAACGTGCCTGATTTTCGGCAAACTAAAGTGCCCGCCAGCATCATCACCTTCGCGCAGTTTATGGCTGTGCACGTAAATAACATATCCGTGGTGCTGATGAACAATGACTTTGATCCGGGCTGGTTTATACATGCCACCGCCAAGGAGCTGCATCTGGATGGTAGCATTGTTCAAAATGCACGCGTGCTGCTTGTCAATGCCGCACTAACCGAGGCGCAAGCCAAGATGCTGCGCCACTGCAACGCCAGAAGACAATCTTtggaaaatttaaacaaaatacgcCCCTGCCTGGGTGAGGTAAGTTTCGACGTGGCATTGGACGCCTCGCTTTTTGCGCAGGGGCCACTCTCTATGGATACGCTGCGACTGGTCATAAACAACTGCAAGTCAGTGATACATGGCGGCCTCTACGAGTTTCTCAGCGAAGCCAAGCAACGCACAAAGCCAGGACAAGTGCCAAAGCTGCGCAAGTCACGTAGTTATGACAATGAGAGCTATGAGAAGCTGGCACCTTTAATACCCAAGAACTTTAACTTCAGCATTAAGGCAGCAACATTCAATGCGGTCAAGGAGAACTCACAGAATGATTTTAGTGCTAAGATGCAGCTGTTTAATGTAAGTACAAGTTTGATTAtaaagcttaattttaaaatctatGTTTTAATTGGTTAGATAACGGGCAAGTTCAATCCGAGAATTGTGGATGAACAGGCGCAGCTGCCTTCAATGCTTGCCAAACTAATGGTGCAGCACCTGGATATTGATACCAAGTATGAAAAGCTGCTCTTTGTTGAACAGTTCACCATAGACTCCGTGGTAAgtactttttaaataaactgtgTGTATTCTCCAACTTATGTTAACTCCTTTGCAGCTGGAGCGTGATATTTTGAAACTCTACGTCAAGCTAAAAACATTCCAAATCATCTATAACCACAGCGAGATTTATGACTTTGTCAATAACAATTTCCTAGCACGCCAGCGTGCGAGCAGCGGACATTATCCGTTGCAGCTGCGCCACAAACAGCACTCGCTGCCAAGTAACTTAAGCCTGGAGGCGCTGAGCGTGCCGGCTAAGCAAGCAGGTGGTGGCGTCTTGGAGTGGCTAATGCAGCGCATGGTGGTCACAGGCTGTGCAGAGTTGTATAATGTGTCGCTGCTAATGAAGCTGGACGACGAGCACATTGCCATGAGCGTTAGTCACACGCGCTTTCTGCTGGAACAGTTGGCGGAGAAGCGCAGCTCGCGgtatagcaacaaatttcttaatttGCTTCTCAATGAACGTCAGTGGAGTATGGAGGTAATGGTGGAGACACTATGGTCCAATTTGGGCAATTCGAACAATGATACAAACAACTTAAAGAAGACGCACTCACCGGGCTCACCGTTCTTCTTGGGTGTCAGTCTGGTCAAGCTGTGCTCCTATGCGAACACCACCAAGCTGGACATATCGATACACACCTTTCGCACGGAGTATAGCATGCAGTTGGCAGAGTTTGTGGTAAAATCGATGCACTGCATCAAGCAGTACGGTGGACTTAGCCGCAAATCAGCTGTCaaagcaacgacaacagcCGCTGTCAATCTGTCCGAGCCGGAGACGCCTCCGGGTACAGCGCTGCGTGTGTCTGTCAAGGTGAAGGACATCACAGCATACTTTGTAAATCATCACAATGTCTACATGCTGCTCAGCTTCTCCGAGCTCAGTCTGTCGCGAGCACAGCATGTGGCCACACTTAAGCTAGAGGAATTCCAGCTGGCCATAATGCGTGCTATGACTGCCTCCTCCTTATGCCTGACGGACTTCTCCGATGTGTTTGCCAGCTGCAAGATGATTCGCCTggagcatgagcagcagccggTAACAGCGTCAGAGTCAGAGCAATCTTTAGGCAAGCTGTCCATTTATATACCTGGCAATTCGGAAGCCTACTGGAACTCCAAtctacacatgcatatgctaACCTTAGCACGAGATATGCAGGATTTGAAAACAGAGCTGGCATTACCAgtcaaaaagcaacaacaacagcagcagcatgaagaGCCTTTACCCAAGCTCAAGCTTATCATAGAGCTCTCCGCGGAACGCAGCACCATAGTGGAGTTAAAGTTCTCAGAGCGCCACTCCATACAGCTGTTTGTTGAGAATCTGTTCTTCAGCCACAAGCAACGCAATATTATTTACGCTGAGAATGTGTTTGTCAAAATCGATGATCAGCATATTTTGACGCTCAAGGATATAGACATGCAGTCCTTGCCACGCATGGAGACTCTTAGTCATGAGC
The DNA window shown above is from Drosophila busckii strain San Diego stock center, stock number 13000-0081.31 chromosome 3L, ASM1175060v1, whole genome shotgun sequence and carries:
- the LOC108600699 gene encoding cell division cycle protein 27 homolog, whose translation is MMIQEPVQAAIWHCLNHYDHKDAVFLAERLCSEVESDETIFLLATSYYRSNQLHQAFWLLTNKLRRSAQCRYLQAKCAYELKKYAEAESALVPSGFADTKNFDEVQREFGDLACFAYQLIAQICDRTERQKLGITALRRALKLNPFMWQAFADLCLLGQDTDTAAIFQIPSTDVFNTCLGSNAMLPFSEQHLQQQQQETLLLSNHILSTPVEQQQSNNNMVTPQNFFTPNNNITNNNINNNNNLNSSISLLRGGGTVQNSSMMLLEDTPMGNANGPEQSTQQQQQQLYDANGTPFRKQFKYLSAISPLTPSFGVMPLTSPCDPNLSLSTYSPTPQLLAEVNQEPKIISKKLKTHVGSLINRQEKSKPAVFTQAGNITPRTPNNLVTNAPPNANAAVRRSSRLFSNSAYSVKENNKSSNITNNNNNNNNNNKFVQPRSPPRKTKSSRMPKICLSNELFEEKAHQQARKDKEKIETITSSSNRAAEEAKVLLNNSLNNAQTMAHQLLQLKKQSADGLMALLRDLGEAYKLLMGYQCRAAIKQLETIIPKHHFDSCWVQSLIGLSHYELRDYDSAVQVFRHIHESEPCRLDYMEIYSTSLWHLQQEVALSALAQDLVSQDKRSPITWCVAGNCFSLHKEHETAIKFFKRAVQVDPDFVYSYTLLGHELVLTEEFDKAMDYFRAAVARDPRHYNSWFGIGTIYSKQEKYELAELHYVKALKINPQNSVILVHIGAMQFFMKKKEKALQTFNTAATLDPNPLARFHRASIHFSLGKYQEALRELEELKEIVPKESVVFYLIGKIHKTLGNMDLALMHFSWATDLDPKGVPNQIKDVFNTMGNPCCTASDTALDVDFDPTSERSDDSTQAQQDVNYDSDY
- the LOC108600700 gene encoding mediator of RNA polymerase II transcription subunit 4, which encodes MSFHLSTKERLLLLIDDMEMISKELIEQAHQKVSSAELADLLDLLVAKDEEFRKMLELAEEQAKVEEAMDNLRAKVEIHDREIQKLQKSLKEAELILSTAIFQARQKLASICQAKKRPVSSEELIKYAHRISSANAVSAPLTWCIGDLRRPYPTDIEMRNGLLGKSEQNINGGMVTHQNAIQSDSQRSLSGPGGSGGEVPNAIWQWNLGELHMIGAAGNSVALETRAHKESSAQDDVEVMSTDSSSSSSSDSQ